The Burkholderia pyrrocinia genome includes a region encoding these proteins:
- a CDS encoding class I SAM-dependent methyltransferase, whose translation MTDTKTITEHWTQVADQWIGWAGKPGHDAFWQYRAGLAAYIGRGSGRALEIGCGEGRVSRELKALGYDVTASDAVPAMLDAARHADSAHRYQRADAASLPFDTASFDLVMAYNVLMDLDDMQRALSEARRVLKPDGLLFISLVHPFRDRGGFAGPQPDAPFVLKGSYFGREPFDGVETRDGLSMHFAGWSLPLQAYMEALEAAGFAIVSLREPPPDHADTDQLKQWARVPLFLWIKARPVG comes from the coding sequence ATGACCGACACGAAAACCATTACCGAACACTGGACGCAGGTGGCCGACCAATGGATCGGCTGGGCCGGCAAGCCGGGGCACGATGCATTCTGGCAATACCGCGCGGGGCTCGCGGCGTACATCGGTCGCGGCAGCGGCCGCGCGCTGGAGATCGGCTGCGGCGAAGGCCGCGTGAGCCGCGAGTTGAAGGCGCTCGGCTACGACGTGACCGCGAGCGACGCGGTGCCCGCGATGCTCGACGCCGCGCGTCACGCGGATTCCGCGCATCGCTATCAACGGGCCGACGCGGCGTCGCTGCCGTTCGATACGGCCAGCTTCGATCTGGTGATGGCGTACAACGTGCTGATGGATCTCGACGACATGCAGCGCGCGTTGAGCGAGGCGCGCCGCGTGCTGAAGCCGGACGGGTTGCTGTTCATCTCGCTCGTGCACCCGTTCCGCGATCGCGGCGGCTTCGCGGGGCCGCAACCCGATGCACCGTTCGTGCTGAAGGGCAGCTACTTCGGGCGCGAGCCCTTCGACGGCGTGGAAACGCGCGACGGGCTGTCGATGCATTTCGCGGGCTGGTCGCTGCCGTTGCAGGCCTACATGGAAGCGCTGGAAGCGGCCGGGTTCGCGATCGTGTCGCTGCGCGAGCCGCCGCCCGACCATGCGGATACGGATC
- a CDS encoding TlpA family protein disulfide reductase, which translates to MLSIGPFSIRVVAVAVAALLAWLVARFIQRRPPDGHHKTASSLILDVLLLGLVAARIGYVAQWWRDYAATPRSIVALGDGGFDWRVGLGAALVFAGWRLRRLPALRRPVLAGMVAGVAAWGIAQGTLATLQRTAPPLAAMQLEALDSTPVLPQRFAGKPVVVNLWATWCPPCRREMPILEQAQRDHPDIAVLMLNQGENAQAVRAFLEQQGLRFDHVLLDPSLHAMHAYGSRGLPTTLFFNAKGELVESHMGELTAARLKDTVAQRFGQ; encoded by the coding sequence ATGCTGAGCATCGGTCCCTTCTCGATCCGCGTCGTCGCGGTAGCCGTCGCCGCACTGCTGGCGTGGCTCGTCGCGCGTTTCATCCAGCGCCGCCCGCCTGACGGACATCACAAGACGGCGTCGAGCCTGATCCTCGACGTGCTGCTGCTCGGGCTGGTCGCCGCGCGCATCGGTTATGTCGCGCAATGGTGGCGCGACTACGCGGCCACGCCGAGATCGATCGTCGCGCTCGGCGACGGCGGCTTCGACTGGCGTGTCGGCCTGGGGGCCGCGCTCGTGTTCGCCGGCTGGCGGCTGCGCCGGCTGCCCGCGCTGCGTCGCCCGGTGCTGGCCGGCATGGTCGCGGGCGTCGCCGCATGGGGCATCGCGCAGGGCACGCTGGCGACGTTGCAGCGCACCGCGCCGCCGCTCGCCGCGATGCAGCTCGAAGCGCTCGATTCGACGCCGGTGTTGCCGCAACGTTTTGCCGGCAAGCCGGTCGTCGTGAACCTGTGGGCGACGTGGTGCCCGCCGTGCCGCCGCGAGATGCCGATCCTCGAACAGGCGCAGCGCGATCATCCGGACATCGCAGTGCTGATGCTCAACCAGGGTGAAAACGCGCAGGCGGTGCGCGCGTTCCTCGAACAGCAGGGCCTGCGCTTCGATCACGTGCTGCTCGATCCATCGCTGCACGCGATGCACGCGTACGGTTCGCGCGGCCTGCCGACCACGCTGTTCTTCAACGCGAAAGGCGAACTCGTCGAATCGCACATGGGCGAGTTGACCGCGGCGCGGCTGAAGGACACCGTGGCGCAACGCTTCGGCCAGTAA
- a CDS encoding helix-turn-helix domain-containing protein yields MIRNDHPRGTDNVLQDLGFDDAEELSAKAALALKLNQLIDKRGLSQTEAAAITGMTQPKVSQVRRYKLQNISLERLMEALVSLDQHVEIVVRPARRSHSAGITVAK; encoded by the coding sequence ATGATTCGCAATGACCATCCGCGAGGCACCGACAACGTGCTGCAGGACCTGGGTTTCGACGATGCAGAGGAACTGTCGGCCAAGGCTGCGCTCGCGCTCAAGCTCAACCAACTGATCGACAAGCGCGGCCTGAGCCAGACGGAAGCAGCAGCGATCACGGGCATGACCCAGCCGAAAGTGTCCCAGGTACGCCGCTACAAGCTCCAGAACATTTCGCTGGAACGACTGATGGAGGCACTGGTATCGCTCGACCAGCATGTGGAAATCGTGGTGCGGCCTGCGCGGCGCTCGCATTCGGCTGGCATCACGGTTGCAAAGTAA
- the arsH gene encoding arsenical resistance protein ArsH, producing the protein MSDRQDDLPQLDIASFRVPDAGQLRPASPSTHPPRLLLLYGSLRERSFSRLLIEEAARLLTAMGAEARVFNPGGLPLPDDAPESHPKVVELRELVQWSEGMVWCSPERHGAMTGIMKSQIDWIPLSMGAVRPTQGKTLAVMQVSGGSQSFNAVNQMRVLGRWMRMLTIPNQSSVAKAFAEFDEAGRMKPSAYFDRVVDVLEELVKFTLLTRDIGPYLVDRYSERKESAEALSARVNQRSI; encoded by the coding sequence ATGTCTGATCGTCAGGACGACTTGCCGCAACTCGACATCGCATCGTTCCGCGTGCCGGACGCCGGCCAGTTGCGGCCGGCGTCGCCGTCGACCCATCCGCCCCGGCTTCTGCTCCTGTACGGCTCGCTGCGCGAGCGTTCGTTCAGCCGGCTGCTGATCGAGGAAGCCGCGCGTCTGCTCACGGCGATGGGCGCCGAGGCGCGCGTGTTCAATCCGGGCGGCCTGCCGTTGCCGGACGATGCGCCGGAGAGTCATCCGAAGGTCGTCGAGTTGCGCGAGCTGGTGCAATGGTCGGAAGGCATGGTGTGGTGCTCGCCGGAACGGCATGGCGCGATGACCGGCATCATGAAATCGCAGATCGACTGGATTCCGCTATCGATGGGCGCCGTTCGGCCGACCCAGGGCAAGACACTCGCCGTGATGCAGGTCAGCGGCGGTTCGCAATCGTTCAACGCCGTGAACCAGATGCGCGTGCTGGGGCGCTGGATGCGCATGCTGACCATTCCGAACCAGTCGTCGGTGGCCAAGGCGTTCGCGGAATTCGACGAAGCGGGCCGGATGAAGCCGTCCGCCTATTTCGACCGTGTCGTGGACGTGCTGGAGGAACTGGTCAAGTTCACGTTGCTGACGCGGGACATCGGCCCCTATCTGGTGGACCGGTATAGCGAGCGGAAGGAAAGCGCGGAGGCGCTGTCAGCGCGCGTCAATCAACGCAGTATTTGA
- the arsB gene encoding ACR3 family arsenite efflux transporter, whose product MNTSNVVPSRKAVAQPSINFFERYLTVWVALCIVAGIVLGQMLPGLFQRIGRMEYAQVNLPVGLLIWVMIIPMLVKVDFGALHEVRRHVKGIGVTLAVNWLVKPFSMAFLGWLFIRHLFAPLLPAGQLDSYIAGLILLAAAPCTAMVFVWSRLTGGDPLFTLSQVALNDSIMVIAFAPLVGLLLGMSAITVPWATLLTSVVLYIVIPVILAQIWRRRLLAKGPAAFDAAMAKIGPWSIAALLATLVLLFAFQGEAILKQPLVIALLAVPILIQVFFNSALAYWLNRAVGEKHDIACPSALIGASNFFELAVAAAISLFGFHSGAALATVVGVLIEVPVMLLVVRIVNRSKGWYERA is encoded by the coding sequence ATGAATACGTCCAATGTCGTCCCGAGCCGAAAGGCTGTAGCCCAGCCTTCCATCAATTTCTTCGAACGCTATCTGACGGTCTGGGTGGCGCTGTGCATCGTCGCCGGCATCGTGCTCGGCCAGATGCTGCCCGGGCTGTTCCAGCGGATCGGCCGAATGGAATATGCGCAGGTCAATCTGCCGGTCGGGCTGCTGATCTGGGTGATGATCATTCCGATGCTCGTGAAGGTCGACTTCGGCGCTTTGCATGAAGTGCGTCGGCACGTCAAAGGTATCGGTGTCACGCTCGCCGTGAACTGGCTCGTCAAGCCGTTCTCGATGGCGTTCCTCGGCTGGCTGTTCATCCGGCATCTGTTCGCGCCGCTGCTGCCCGCCGGGCAACTCGACAGCTACATCGCCGGCCTGATCCTGCTGGCCGCCGCGCCGTGCACGGCGATGGTGTTCGTGTGGAGCCGGCTGACAGGCGGCGATCCGCTGTTCACGCTGTCGCAGGTGGCGCTGAACGACAGCATCATGGTGATCGCGTTCGCGCCGCTGGTCGGCCTGCTGTTGGGCATGTCGGCGATCACGGTGCCGTGGGCGACCCTGCTCACGTCGGTGGTGCTCTACATCGTCATTCCCGTGATCCTCGCGCAGATCTGGCGCAGGCGACTGCTCGCGAAAGGGCCGGCGGCATTCGATGCCGCCATGGCGAAGATCGGCCCGTGGTCGATCGCCGCGCTGCTGGCCACGCTCGTGCTGCTGTTCGCGTTCCAGGGCGAAGCCATCCTGAAGCAACCGCTGGTGATCGCGCTGCTCGCGGTGCCGATCCTGATCCAGGTGTTTTTCAATTCGGCGCTGGCGTACTGGCTCAATCGCGCGGTGGGCGAGAAGCACGACATCGCGTGCCCGTCGGCGTTGATCGGCGCATCCAATTTCTTCGAGCTGGCGGTTGCGGCCGCGATCAGCCTGTTCGGTTTCCACTCCGGCGCGGCGCTGGCCACCGTCGTGGGCGTGCTGATCGAGGTGCCGGTCATGCTGCTGGTGGTGCGCATCGTCAACCGGTCGAAGGGCTGGTACGAACGCGCTTGA
- a CDS encoding arsenate reductase ArsC: MTTNVLILCTHNSARSVLAEGMLNHWAGKLGKDVRAYSAGSAPSGRLNPFALEALTGAGVDVGGYRSKSWDEFVGDGAPEMRVVITVCDSAAAETCPYWPGSPVKVHWGYADPSNAAGGDDCKRLAFELTRQAIGYRMLQLLALPLERLSHAELQAALTDISQN, encoded by the coding sequence ATGACCACGAACGTCCTGATCCTCTGTACCCACAACTCGGCCCGCAGCGTGCTCGCGGAGGGCATGCTCAATCATTGGGCCGGGAAGCTCGGCAAGGACGTGCGCGCGTACAGCGCCGGCAGCGCGCCGAGCGGCCGGCTGAATCCGTTCGCGCTGGAAGCGCTGACCGGCGCCGGCGTCGATGTCGGCGGATACCGCAGCAAGAGCTGGGATGAATTCGTCGGCGATGGCGCGCCGGAAATGCGCGTCGTCATCACCGTGTGCGATAGCGCGGCCGCGGAGACGTGCCCGTACTGGCCGGGAAGTCCCGTGAAGGTGCATTGGGGCTATGCCGATCCGTCGAACGCGGCGGGCGGCGACGACTGCAAGCGGCTCGCGTTCGAACTCACGCGCCAGGCGATCGGCTATCGGATGCTGCAGTTGCTGGCGCTGCCGCTCGAACGGCTGAGCCATGCCGAACTCCAGGCGGCCCTGACCGACATTTCGCAAAACTGA
- a CDS encoding ArsR/SmtB family transcription factor — protein sequence METTQAIAALSALAHESRLAVFRALVQAGPQGLPAGQIATLLDVPPSSLSFHLKELAHAALVTSRQEGRFVFYCANFATMNGLLAYLTANCCGGNPCSPVSACSTSGTHPS from the coding sequence ATGGAAACGACCCAGGCCATCGCCGCGCTTTCGGCGCTCGCTCACGAATCCCGGCTCGCGGTTTTCCGCGCGCTGGTGCAAGCGGGGCCGCAGGGCCTGCCGGCCGGGCAGATCGCCACGCTGCTGGATGTGCCCCCTTCATCGCTGTCCTTTCATCTGAAGGAACTGGCCCATGCAGCGCTCGTCACGAGCCGGCAGGAAGGCCGCTTCGTCTTCTATTGCGCGAACTTCGCGACGATGAACGGCCTGCTCGCCTACCTCACGGCGAACTGCTGCGGCGGCAATCCGTGCTCGCCAGTGTCCGCGTGTTCGACATCCGGCACCCATCCATCCTGA
- a CDS encoding peptide ABC transporter ATPase, whose translation MTKLDSLKGDIKGQAQEADRHNLARPAVNGALWARGLTTQRVADLFRTLPGLPGHWMQLQNEVNAGNRYFYGGIQNGSVTTDEGKALIRWIADAVVSAAGKASFDFPLQQLRFTADMGWLKLQRVSGRVMVFSRP comes from the coding sequence ATGACGAAACTCGATTCCCTGAAAGGCGACATCAAGGGGCAGGCCCAGGAAGCAGACCGCCACAACCTGGCGCGGCCCGCCGTGAACGGCGCATTGTGGGCGCGCGGATTGACGACGCAACGGGTCGCCGATCTGTTCCGGACCCTGCCCGGTTTGCCGGGTCACTGGATGCAATTGCAGAACGAGGTCAATGCCGGGAATCGCTACTTCTACGGCGGCATCCAGAACGGCAGCGTGACGACCGACGAAGGGAAGGCGCTGATCCGCTGGATCGCCGACGCGGTCGTGAGTGCCGCCGGGAAGGCCTCGTTCGATTTTCCTCTGCAGCAGCTTCGCTTCACCGCCGACATGGGCTGGCTCAAGTTGCAGCGTGTGTCGGGGCGCGTGATGGTGTTCTCGCGGCCGTAA
- the leuA gene encoding 2-isopropylmalate synthase, with amino-acid sequence MLENPATKYRPFTPVNLPNRAWPSRTITHAPIWMSTDLRDGNQALFEPMDAARKMRMFKTLVAIGFKEIEVAFPSASETDFNFVRELIEGGHIPDDVTIEVLTQARDDLIERTFESLRGAKRAIVHLYNATAPEFRKIVFGLDRDGVKQLAVNAARTIKRFADAATDTQFTLQYSPETFTATELDFAKEVCDAVFDVWQPTPERKAIVNLPATVEVGTPNFYADQIEWMHRNLARRDALILSVHPHNDRGTAVAAAELAVMAGADRIEGCLFGNGERTGNVDLVTLALNLYTQGVDPGLDFSQINEVARTAEECTQLPIHPRHPYVGDLVFTAFSGSHQDAIKKGFAVQRADAVWEMPYLPIDPSDLGRTYDSIIRVNSQSGKGGIAYLLEQGYGVALPRRLQVDFSAAVQRLTDDSGQEVTGAQIWSLFQQEYVAGDTPLRYVGHELSERDGRESIVLTADVHGERRVLRGEGNGPLDALMHALRTPLRIQHYEERALSQGADAKAIAVAELAGSGVRGSAFGVGIDANLTTASIRAVISGVNRAYARADEAAQATFFDVQPVKAVA; translated from the coding sequence ATGCTGGAGAACCCCGCAACCAAGTACCGACCGTTCACGCCCGTCAACCTGCCGAACCGGGCGTGGCCGTCGCGCACGATCACGCACGCGCCGATCTGGATGAGCACCGACCTGCGCGACGGCAACCAGGCGCTGTTCGAGCCGATGGACGCCGCGCGCAAGATGCGGATGTTCAAGACGCTGGTCGCGATCGGCTTCAAGGAGATCGAGGTCGCGTTCCCGTCGGCGTCCGAGACCGACTTCAACTTCGTGCGCGAACTGATCGAAGGCGGCCACATTCCCGACGACGTGACGATCGAGGTGCTCACGCAGGCGCGCGACGACCTGATCGAGCGCACGTTCGAATCGTTGCGCGGCGCGAAGCGCGCGATCGTGCACCTGTACAACGCGACCGCGCCGGAATTCCGCAAGATCGTGTTCGGCCTCGACCGCGACGGCGTGAAGCAGCTCGCCGTGAACGCGGCGCGCACGATCAAGCGCTTCGCCGACGCCGCGACCGATACGCAGTTCACGCTGCAATACAGCCCGGAAACGTTCACGGCGACCGAGCTCGACTTCGCGAAGGAAGTTTGCGACGCCGTATTCGACGTATGGCAGCCGACGCCCGAGCGCAAGGCGATCGTGAACCTGCCCGCGACCGTCGAGGTCGGCACGCCGAACTTCTATGCGGACCAGATCGAGTGGATGCACCGCAACCTCGCGCGACGCGATGCGCTGATCCTGTCCGTGCATCCGCACAATGATCGCGGCACCGCGGTCGCGGCGGCGGAGCTCGCAGTGATGGCCGGCGCCGACCGGATCGAAGGCTGCCTGTTCGGCAACGGCGAGCGCACCGGCAACGTCGATCTCGTCACGCTCGCGCTGAACCTGTACACGCAGGGCGTCGATCCGGGCCTCGATTTCTCGCAGATCAACGAGGTTGCGCGCACGGCCGAGGAATGCACGCAGTTGCCGATCCATCCGCGTCATCCTTACGTCGGCGATCTGGTGTTCACCGCGTTCTCCGGCTCGCATCAGGACGCGATCAAGAAGGGCTTCGCGGTGCAGCGCGCCGACGCCGTGTGGGAAATGCCGTATCTGCCGATCGACCCGAGCGATCTCGGCCGCACGTACGATTCGATCATTCGCGTGAACAGCCAGTCGGGCAAGGGCGGTATCGCGTACCTGCTCGAACAGGGCTACGGCGTCGCGCTGCCGCGCCGCCTGCAGGTCGACTTCAGCGCGGCCGTGCAGCGCCTGACCGACGACAGCGGGCAGGAAGTGACGGGTGCGCAGATCTGGTCGCTGTTCCAGCAGGAATACGTGGCGGGCGACACGCCGCTGCGCTACGTCGGCCATGAACTCAGCGAACGCGACGGCCGCGAGTCGATCGTCCTGACCGCGGACGTGCACGGCGAGCGCCGCGTGCTGCGCGGCGAAGGCAATGGTCCGCTCGACGCGCTGATGCACGCGCTGCGTACGCCGTTGCGCATCCAGCATTACGAGGAGCGTGCATTGTCGCAGGGGGCGGATGCGAAGGCGATCGCGGTGGCGGAACTGGCCGGTTCGGGCGTGCGCGGTAGCGCGTTCGGCGTGGGCATCGACGCGAACCTGACGACCGCGTCGATCCGCGCGGTGATCAGTGGCGTCAATCGTGCGTATGCGCGAGCCGACGAGGCGGCGCAGGCGACGTTTTTCGACGTGCAGCCGGTGAAGGCCGTCGCGTAA
- a CDS encoding fucose-binding lectin II: MADNQTSSNRAGEFSIPPNTDFRAIFFANAAEQQHIKLFIGESKEPAAYHKLTTRDGPREATLNSGNGKLRFEVTVNGKTSATDARLAPINGKKSDGSPFTVNFGIVVSEDGHDSDYNDGIVVLQWPIG, encoded by the coding sequence ATGGCCGACAATCAAACGTCATCCAATCGCGCCGGCGAGTTTTCGATTCCGCCGAATACCGATTTTCGCGCGATTTTCTTCGCGAATGCCGCCGAGCAACAGCACATCAAATTGTTTATCGGCGAAAGCAAGGAACCTGCCGCATATCACAAGCTGACGACGCGCGACGGCCCGCGTGAAGCCACGCTGAATTCCGGCAACGGCAAGCTCCGCTTCGAAGTGACGGTGAACGGCAAGACGTCGGCCACCGACGCGCGCCTCGCGCCAATCAACGGCAAGAAGTCGGACGGCTCGCCGTTCACGGTCAACTTCGGGATCGTCGTGTCGGAAGACGGCCACGACAGCGACTACAACGACGGCATCGTCGTGCTGCAGTGGCCGATCGGCTGA
- a CDS encoding fucose-binding lectin II, which yields MPILSASINSAPVVTSETYVDIPGLHIDVAKENIRDGKLLVTLNVPTPYATGNNFPGIYFAIATDKGVVADGCFTYSSKVPESTGRMPFTLVTTIDVGSGVTFVKGQWKSVRGSAMHIDSYASISAIGETTAQSSSQPGGNQGTETGSGTGTGGGTGNIGGGGERDGLFNLPANIKFGVTALTNAANDQTIDIYIDDNPKPAATFKGAGAQDENLGTKVLDSGKGRVRVIVTVNGKPSRLGSRQVDIFKKSFFGIVGSEDGTDDDYNDGIVFLNWPLG from the coding sequence ATGCCTATCCTTTCGGCTTCGATCAATAGCGCTCCCGTCGTCACGTCCGAGACTTACGTCGACATTCCGGGCCTGCATATCGACGTCGCGAAAGAAAACATTCGCGACGGCAAACTGCTGGTCACGCTCAACGTGCCGACGCCGTACGCCACCGGCAACAACTTCCCCGGCATCTATTTCGCGATCGCGACCGACAAGGGTGTCGTCGCGGACGGCTGCTTCACCTATTCGTCGAAGGTGCCCGAAAGCACCGGGCGCATGCCGTTCACGCTGGTCACGACGATCGACGTCGGCAGCGGCGTCACGTTCGTGAAGGGCCAGTGGAAAAGCGTGCGCGGCAGCGCGATGCATATCGATTCGTACGCGAGCATTTCCGCGATCGGTGAAACCACCGCGCAATCGTCGTCCCAGCCCGGCGGGAACCAAGGCACCGAAACCGGCAGCGGCACTGGAACCGGCGGCGGCACCGGCAACATCGGCGGCGGTGGCGAACGCGACGGCTTGTTCAATCTCCCGGCCAACATCAAGTTCGGCGTCACCGCGCTTACCAACGCGGCGAACGACCAGACGATCGACATCTATATCGACGACAACCCGAAACCGGCCGCCACGTTCAAGGGTGCCGGCGCGCAGGACGAGAACCTGGGCACGAAGGTACTCGACTCCGGCAAGGGCCGCGTGCGCGTGATCGTGACGGTGAACGGCAAGCCGTCGCGGCTCGGCTCGCGGCAGGTCGACATCTTCAAGAAGTCGTTCTTCGGGATCGTCGGATCGGAAGACGGCACCGACG